The Coleofasciculus sp. FACHB-1120 nucleotide sequence GGTGTCCGCAATTGTGTAAAATTGCGGCTCCCCAAAGTAGTTCCCGTTCTTCTGAACCCCAGTGGTGGAGGATGCCTTGAGTTTGGTCAAATAAGCTAAGGACAAATTCTGCGACTCGCTGAGAGTATTCCAGATTAACGCCATATTTACGGGCGGTTTTGATTACATTACGTTCGCGTACAGAACTTTGGTAGCGCAGCTTGTCTTCGATTAAGCCATGAGCGAGCATCCAATCAACGATGACTCCTTCTCGGAGACTGCGTTCGCAGACTGTTAGCGATTCAACACCCAGCAGCGTCATCGCTTCTTGTAAAATAACCGCCCCAGCAACAATAATTTCTGACCGCCGTTCTGACATTCCGGGTATGGCGGCGCGTTCTAAGTAATTGAGCCTTCGCAAGCGATTAATTAAATCTCTAAGGTCATTGAGACTCAGCTGGTAGCCATTTAGCGAAAAGGGATTGGTACCCAGTTTTTCTCGCGCGTGCATTGTCACTAGCGTCTCAATCGTCCCGGACGTTCCCACTAAACGCGGCTGTTCACCCGGTTGGAGAACTGCCCGCAATTCATCAACGGCGCGTTCTATCTGTCCGCGCACATAAGCTTGTAGGTACTGAAATTCACCAATGCTGATGGGATCTGTAGTAATCAATTCTGCGGTTAGTCGGACGGCACCGACTTTAGTGCTGCTGAGCGATCGCGGTTCGTGGCTATCCCCTAAAATTAACTCGGTCGAACCGCCGCCAATGTCAATAATGATGTGGGGTTGGTTGTTTAATTCCATCCCCGACAGCACGCCTAAGTAAATTCTTCGGGCTTCTTCTTGACCGGAAATCAGGCTGACCAATAAGCCCAAGTCTGATTCTACTTGTTTTAAAAAGTCTCGCCCGTTGGGGGCTTCCCTGACCGCGCTGGTTGCCACGGCAATTATTTGTTCGGCGTTGAGACTTTTGGCAATTCCCTGGAAGCGGCGCAGAGCTGCGATCGCTCGTTCCATTGCCGCTGGTGTCAGATTGCCCGTCTTTTTATCGCGATCGCCCAGTCTCACCGTGTCTTTTTCTCTAGCAATAATCGAAAAAGCAGGCAGCTTTGGTTGAATTTGCACGACCACCATGTGCAGGGAATTTGTACCCAAGTCAATCGCAGCAAGAATCCGATCTCGATCCATGCTAGGAGTTGAAACACCCGCAGAATTATCTTTAGCGTTGGCAACTAAATTGACCATTTCGATGTATCCAGGGTTGCAGAACCAGCCGAGATTTGATGAATAAGGATATTCTATAGGGGATAAAGATGTGATTAATGATATTTCTGGATACTCATTTTTCTAGACCATGCTGACCCAGCAAGAACACAAAGAAACAGAACCTACCTGGCTGACGGTTGTCCGGCTTTTGAGATGGGATAAGCCAGCAGGACGCCTGATATTGATGATTCCGGCACTATGGGCGGTCTTTCTGGCAGCAGCAGGAAAGCCACCGTTGCCGCTGGTAGGCGTGATTGTACTGGGTACTTTAGCGACCAGTGCTGCCGGGTGCGTTGTCAATGATTTGTGGGATCGGGATATCGATCCGCAAGTAGAGAGAACGCGATCGCGTCCCCTCGCTTCTCGCGCTTTGTCGGTCAAAACCGGCATCGTCGTCGCCTTGATAGCGATGAGTTGCGCTGGGGTTCTCGCACTCTATCTCAATCCCCTCACGTTCGGGTTGTGCGTGGCGGCAGTTCCCGTGATTATTTTCTACCCTACCGCCAAGCGCGTCTTTCCAGTGCCTCAGCTAGTGCTGTCGATTGCTTGGGGTTTTGGCGTCCTGATTAGCTGGAGTGCTTTAACTGCCAAGCTAGAAGAACCCACCTGGATTTTATGGGGCGCGACGGTACTCTGGACACTCGGATTTGATACCGTTTATGCCATGTCAGATCGGGAAGATGACCGGCGGATTGGCATTAATTCCAGCGCTTTATTTTTTGGAAATTATGCGGCTGAAGCGGTTGGTGTCTTCTTTACTGGCACGGCTATTTTACTTGAATGGCTGGGAATTGTGATGGATCTAAACCTAAGCTTTTGGTTGGCTTTGAGTTTTGCAACGTTAGCTTGGATTTGGCAATATTCGCGACTCAGCCAAAAAGATATCCCGACGCCAGTATATGGGGAAACTTTTCGCCAAAATGTTTGGATTGGTTTTATTTTACTGGCTGGAATGATTGCTGGTTCTCTGTAGTTTTGAGTTTGTAGGGGCGACCACAAGGGTCGCCCTGGCAAGTTTGGGTTAATTGTGCCAAGCTTTGTAGAAATCTGGATAAGTCATATTTTGGCTACAATGCCAAATGATGCGATCGCAAGCTTCAAAGCGATAAAAACAGTTTTTGAAAACCTGTTCGTCTAGATAATCCTTTAAGGCTGTAACGACTTCCATTAATTGGCTGGTTTGGGAAATTCTCTTGAAGCTGTCAGCTAGACGCCGGAGGAAGTATTCATCTTCATTCTCATCCTGAACCGTTTGAATGAACTGGATGAGGGTTGCAACTGCCGTTTCATCGCTTGCATGAATTTCCCCTAAACTACAAGCTGCTTGCCTACGCCAATAAGTTTCCTCAGAAGTTTGAACGAGTTTAAGTAAGGTAGCGATCGCTATTTTATTACCTGGGTCAATTCGCCCTAAGCTTTCAGCCGCAGCCCAGATATTAGATTCATTCTGAGTGGTCTGGATTAAATGAATTAAGGCAGCTATCGCCTCTTCATTTCCTGCACCAATTCGTCCTAAGCAATCAATAGATTCCCAAAGCCAAGAATTAGGCTGATTTTGAATTAGATGAACCAAGGCATTAATCGCGAGATCATGACTAGGATCAATGCTCTCCAAGCTATCGGCTGCTCGCAGAGAAGGGTAATCTTTTGGAGAGGTTTGAACTAATTCAAATAGAGCATCGAGCGCGAGTTGATGGCGATCGCCAGTTCGTACTAGACTGTCAGATGCTCTCCAACGGATAGTTTCATCCTCGGTGGTTTCAAGTATCTGGGATAGAGTAGCGATCGCATCTGCATTACCTGGATCGATCTTCAATAAACTGGCAGCGGCACTACAACGGATCGCTACATCCTGAGTAGTTTCAAGTATCTGGGATAGAGCAGCAATGGCAGTTTGATTACCAATGGCAATTTTTCCCAAAGCCTCAACCACTTCCCAAGAGATGTAACGCTGATTTGGGTAAATAGTATCTGGACGAAACTGAACTTTCTGCATCAGTTGGATCAAAGCCGCGATCGCGCTTTCAGTGCCTGCGCCTATTTTCCCTAAATTCCTCGCTGCATACGCATGAATGAATTCATCATAATGGCGATTCTGTTGTTCAGGAATAAACCGATCTTCTGCGATCTGCATCAGCTGGATCAAGGCAGCGATCGCCATTTCATTACCTGCGCCAACTTCCCCTATCCCCTCAGCCGCATCTCGAAGTATCTGCACTTGGGCTGGAGTAGTCTGAGTCAGCTTCACTAGAGCCGGGATTAAGATGGGATTGCCTGGATCGATTTCGCTCAGGTTAAGAATGACCTTCAAGAGCGTCGATTCATTCTGTGTCACTTGCATCAGCAACACTAAGGCAGCGATCGCAGTTTTATTTCCCGGATCGAGTCTTCCCAATCGAACAGCCGCGTGTCGGAGAGTAAGCCGACTCTCAGTCGTATGCAATAGCTGGACAAAGGCAGCAATTACCCGTTCTCTGTCCGTCGTTTCCAGTTTTTTTCTTGCTGTTTCAGCCAGCAGATCGGGAAGTTTTTTCCAGTCTTGCTTTTCCTGGTTGAAATAGACATAGCTCCATTTGAGCAACTGTCCGACAATCGCATCCCCCAAGCTACACTCCTTGAAGTGAGCGATCGCATCTGCTGCTAGGAAATATGCGCGATATCGATAAAAATCTCCGCATCCGTCGTCAAAATCTATCAGAGCATTGATAAACTCTTCTTTTTGCTCCTTTGCCACATCCTTTTGACCAAACCAGTGCAGAATCTCTGCTTTCCACTGCGGCTCAAAGATGCGGTAAGTGCCTTCTTCTAGATTGTGAGAGTGGTGAAAGAAATAGTGCCAATCATGCATTGCCTCCTACCCACCAAAGATGTGGGACGAAAGAATTTAAGAGCTGCTACATCACTTTGCTATGAAGTTTGTTTGATATAGCCTAGTTGCAATAGTAACTTAAAATTTCACTTTGCGGGTTGGGCACTGCCTCTTACCGACAACGTTAAAGCTAATGGCGAAAAGCTAATCTGCATGAAAAAAATTATAATTGGTGTCATGGGACCAGGAGCAAACGCTACAGAAACCGACTTAGAAAATGCTTATGAACTCGGACAATTAA carries:
- a CDS encoding HEAT repeat domain-containing protein yields the protein MHDWHYFFHHSHNLEEGTYRIFEPQWKAEILHWFGQKDVAKEQKEEFINALIDFDDGCGDFYRYRAYFLAADAIAHFKECSLGDAIVGQLLKWSYVYFNQEKQDWKKLPDLLAETARKKLETTDRERVIAAFVQLLHTTESRLTLRHAAVRLGRLDPGNKTAIAALVLLMQVTQNESTLLKVILNLSEIDPGNPILIPALVKLTQTTPAQVQILRDAAEGIGEVGAGNEMAIAALIQLMQIAEDRFIPEQQNRHYDEFIHAYAARNLGKIGAGTESAIAALIQLMQKVQFRPDTIYPNQRYISWEVVEALGKIAIGNQTAIAALSQILETTQDVAIRCSAAASLLKIDPGNADAIATLSQILETTEDETIRWRASDSLVRTGDRHQLALDALFELVQTSPKDYPSLRAADSLESIDPSHDLAINALVHLIQNQPNSWLWESIDCLGRIGAGNEEAIAALIHLIQTTQNESNIWAAAESLGRIDPGNKIAIATLLKLVQTSEETYWRRQAACSLGEIHASDETAVATLIQFIQTVQDENEDEYFLRRLADSFKRISQTSQLMEVVTALKDYLDEQVFKNCFYRFEACDRIIWHCSQNMTYPDFYKAWHN
- a CDS encoding Ppx/GppA phosphatase family protein, with protein sequence MVNLVANAKDNSAGVSTPSMDRDRILAAIDLGTNSLHMVVVQIQPKLPAFSIIAREKDTVRLGDRDKKTGNLTPAAMERAIAALRRFQGIAKSLNAEQIIAVATSAVREAPNGRDFLKQVESDLGLLVSLISGQEEARRIYLGVLSGMELNNQPHIIIDIGGGSTELILGDSHEPRSLSSTKVGAVRLTAELITTDPISIGEFQYLQAYVRGQIERAVDELRAVLQPGEQPRLVGTSGTIETLVTMHAREKLGTNPFSLNGYQLSLNDLRDLINRLRRLNYLERAAIPGMSERRSEIIVAGAVILQEAMTLLGVESLTVCERSLREGVIVDWMLAHGLIEDKLRYQSSVRERNVIKTARKYGVNLEYSQRVAEFVLSLFDQTQGILHHWGSEERELLWGAAILHNCGHHVSHSSHHKHSFYLIRNGELLGYTEAEIDVIANLARYHRKTAPKKKHENYQNLPTKQHRQIVSQLSALLRLAVALDRRQIGAVQQVQCEYNAETKELQLHIKPTQPDDDCALEIWSLDYKKDVVEAEYGIKLLPVLNAPAVPINNNSPQ
- a CDS encoding 4-hydroxybenzoate solanesyltransferase, with the protein product MLTQQEHKETEPTWLTVVRLLRWDKPAGRLILMIPALWAVFLAAAGKPPLPLVGVIVLGTLATSAAGCVVNDLWDRDIDPQVERTRSRPLASRALSVKTGIVVALIAMSCAGVLALYLNPLTFGLCVAAVPVIIFYPTAKRVFPVPQLVLSIAWGFGVLISWSALTAKLEEPTWILWGATVLWTLGFDTVYAMSDREDDRRIGINSSALFFGNYAAEAVGVFFTGTAILLEWLGIVMDLNLSFWLALSFATLAWIWQYSRLSQKDIPTPVYGETFRQNVWIGFILLAGMIAGSL